In the Oncorhynchus nerka isolate Pitt River linkage group LG2, Oner_Uvic_2.0, whole genome shotgun sequence genome, one interval contains:
- the LOC115142935 gene encoding LOW QUALITY PROTEIN: msx2-interacting protein-like (The sequence of the model RefSeq protein was modified relative to this genomic sequence to represent the inferred CDS: inserted 1 base in 1 codon; deleted 1 base in 1 codon) has protein sequence MMVRETRHLWVGNLPEHVREEKIVEHFKRYGRVESVKVLRKRGSEGGVAAFVDFVDIKSAQKAHNAVNKMGDRDLRTDYNEPGSVPSAVRGLDDNPPSSSHGRDVSGFSRGAVGPVFGPPVSLHTREGRYERIRDCSETRERAYDHSPYGHHERTGTFDRQRHYNADYYRDRTMFAAGVSPGPGSSSAMGGSFETPEPHFESRIRGDPFTLSSAARRDPYRDDRGRRVDRTYHHRRSRSSHSSQSRHPSPQRTTGQTPKXPHSPKRAPLSPERGPCSRSRSRSSSSDSVSSTSSTGSGSSDSNSSSSEGSRARSVQSSATHAPPSQPCSMVMEGDEPRRSFGIRVQNLPVRSTDTSLKDGLFHEFKKHGKVTSVQIHGASEDRYGLVFFRQQEDQEKALNVSKGKLFFGMMIEVSVWNGPETESENEFRPLDGRIDEFHPKATRTLFIGNLEKTTSYQQLLDIFQRFGEIVDIDIKKVNGIPQYAFVQYSDIASVCKAIKKMDGEYLGSNRLKLGFGKSMPTTCVWLDGLASNITEQYLTRHFCRYGHVVKVVFDRLKGMALILYNNTDFAQAAVRETKGWKIGGNKIKVDFASQESQMAFYRSMQASGQDIRDFYEIPTERREERPRPPYHEFSAERAYFENVRTPGTIYPEDPHRDYPARSRERYSELEHYQGEHFDPRYHEDPREFRDYRDPFEQDIRKYTYIQRERERERERFEADRVRWSPSHPRRPITPSASPSPSERAPRDPERQVYSQSSERSGSCSSLSPPRFDKADKAPPLEHGASFKSERLEKDAHLVEPERGAGAEKSKRGRRKEKGDKEKGEKSKSRKGKVQSPGIPPSEIKLDPSLDGGSGRGKVSDQDSLERQIYKGDNDPPPSDPTATTSRHEPVKSERLESGKGEIADKDVKTRSKKHQKSDTGNDGKDPSLDSDRLAARKRRFGDASGRTIRQKRRRLEDGSQPPDFGASTAFSKETDGDNKAQQKDSQRRDSRSKTERLVFPGSQDPVMRGQEVLPEGSMDPIDSKRHSMSRRFSHDGNMDQDNARDQDPPSPFKYGAQDNDKGVKEEPLDIDLSQSYRKQMEQRRLHQQLQEPDKQEKPGSPQDLEREDLEHRSLVHEVGKPPQDVTDNFPSHKLKKLEQFDADISAKRGDRVYRSFRQKSEDPEWNNTASPGLQHFSRRAEDPEWNNTASPGLQHFSHHAEEDFAVSSHLREVKTEDKSHPELELAVKRTHTMQMSKSNTPLQISEEEREKRWESRVKQDFLPDLNFSRGIAKNPHHRKRLEYGIVHDLEPGEVRSDSEEDRENKPHSPMPSTSVPLSDRQRVDRFSDPKLATLERMKFYSFALDQTITPDTKALLERAKSLSSSREDNWSFLDYDSHFAGLRSRKDTEKVESAPRPTPSWYMKKKKIRSSGSEDKLDDRKKEPKPEEHERRELFASRFLHSSIFEQDSRRLQHLERKHEDPEQSQGQQTGQQGPADGQPDTEPVVLFHSRFLEFTRLQQQKDQPLPDVKKADSIDDNRVEKSPEAERQPLQLPKTSELVMDPEIKPISPAEDMISQPPLMPKEMSRPKQMSPPLPPKQMSPPKHISPLLPPKEMSPPVETRVMFTPCLEPAALEPLTKEENIKNEQLPPLPQMSPRSMSPPASVNLVTPEPIRLVRKVKRFPSEEKSKDIAQDIKTLTPEQSSNSDCHIHKTLLSRSELELAPPELPPELKSSTPPNLVDEMSKEDTNTEDTDTHTEVEKKLDLNQIQVLVDNETRDESISPQKSKNKKSKSPTQVPLTPLVSANSSEKPLTRKSERTKRASSPRAESLKGSLDSKSTGKSPIHGADPEHGTEQSIYVGRARRRNVKSVYATPVEEDATKGAGKDVTESPRSARKRGGDKDKEAAPQQPLEQDSLAPITSRRGRPPKNRQKGEDMLTAKGDRSKMETKDTDSNESENSERISKVSKGRHSPHGHKVLASQLPMPTVTGSSRKGGKTEPPEDVAQPIDFTEEDHLAMPDSTVSCKEDYVVPVVTKKEENVKQQLGTEKSRDQDGQKIDPIDEKASGTKLGEKETEPPVMEEQPVLEKSGRGKAPRLTRIPKSPVLKNLKIRLNVTEVKDLLQMGDEEPGNQDDSSKKTKPGEPTNDPLLLESSPGQDVSSSNEDKDGVTSENKPPIDPKTLLQQEQELEQAVENIAKLTDPTLPAEPPTPPAQPPAELKIETEEDKPANPASEYELAAAIDSIMGEDIAVPLPQEPVNSAVVDSDLEIPTFIQPTKGAEPVTNISPVQGESFFPTTPRKGAKGRAKTPKRSKSQKSNKKDAVKESSLELENTSVITSDSTPSNEQPVPESIPSSTVAGVITATSWKPETAHLAPKTTDMPKESKLPPAPAEQPPPKHLKPVCPTTKSPTLTKPHTQPPPPECISPSLSPPPTRPNIRTTQPSRIAVSPPDWLNQSKDAIVPSCPRASAAPVENPGLPLDSEHMETDHNISDLRRILMKHKNVSLPVPCSSTVLSNLGTSSLRDPPHPSDGNTPMVVVPSKAPLNDNRLPSHPAQPVVRPPATLPSPESKSVISVIASTATSVISRVCNPPDMEKVNMSVDRNPCVDMPLSKQAYRPPSMEDRDSGLYHGPSVGEEGGSAGRYLVESSGLGTGSIPGLRVNTSEGVVVLSHSGQIKEGPQRISAKISQIPPATAVDMESQQLVSMPQIKQEMYTHSQSNTPKCPQIQTDHGHPKTQQPVSAIKQENTGMEKLESPYPSGPQGVVKRLQQTVSSPQVMGYHHPEFTMLLKHPKKVDGADAMTADGGKPSWNSAISPAMSPHLPSPAGNHVGFVSGSATDRTPSHLSGVKQEPRSPRKSGHPHSPFTKVSSPIGGSSPKGLPGMLPSGLPAMQQYVTSVHHPEQSVIMQPHSAHSGIGRMSPHRVSQAIPMGHLVQGEVRVNTPPLSVMSFGMHGDPLASPWSGPLQQRPTSPQAVGRDIVLKVNPGNVRGHEGEQEDARRFHQATGRPSATQLKPETMQVDPRGALRSGLQLDPYMSPRDMRVLMHHPQGERSASEPHQGHIQETVPPSSTSTNITSSLSPRAHLLTKGVSEKDGTKPQEVKSPHSPLKDGMIGIRPSMAAMASPQRVQLLPSGTGASFSEYPGMYSNTRAVHSQIPETSFGVNQAPINITSALGTDPSQSQADGKVKQVGHQPVNMVQLLTKYPIVWQGLLALKNDQAAVQLHFVCGNKALALRSLPLPEGGALLRIVQRMRLEASQLDGVARRMTGESEFCLLLALPCGRDQDDVLNQTQALRTAFINYLQAKLAAGIINVPNPGSNQPAYVLQIFPPCEFSESHLSRLAPDLLNRISNISPHLMIVITSV, from the exons ATGATGGTTCGGGAAACCAGGCACCTTTGGGTGGGAAATTTACCCGAACATGTTCGAGAGGAGAAAATTGTCGAACATTTTAAACG CTATGGACGTGTCGAGAGCGTCAAGGTCCTGCGGAAGCGAGGGTCGGAGGGCGGCGTTGCAGCCTTTGTGGATTTTGTGGATATCAAAAGTGCACAGAAGGCTCACAATGCTGTCAACAAGATGGGGGACAGAGACCTGCGCACTGACTACAACGAACCTGGGTCTGTCCCTAGTGCTGTTCGGGGCCTTGATGACAACCCCCCTTCGAGCAGTCACGGGCGGGATGTTTCAGGATTCTCTAGGGGGGCAGTGGGTCCAGTGTTTGGCCCCCCAGTGTCCCTCCACACCAGAGAGGGGCGTTATGAACGGATAAGAGACTG CTCAGAGACCCGGGAGCGTGCATATGATCACAGCCCCTATGGACACCATGAGCGCACTGGCACTTTTGATAGACAGCGCCATTACAACGCAGACTATTACCGTGATCGCACCATGTTTGCAGCTGGAGTTAGCCCTGGGCCAGGAAGTAGCAGTGCAATGGGTGGGAGCTTTGAAACCCCAGAGCCTCATTTTGAGTCCAGGATCCGAGGAGATCCCTTCACCTTGTCTAGTGCTGCACGCCGCGACCCCTATCGAGATGACAGGGGACGTCGTGTTGACAGGACTTACCATCACCGCCGCAGTCGATCATCTCATTCCTCACAGTCTCGACACCCCTCCCCGCAAAGGACCACGGGACAAACACCCA GCCCCCATTCCCCCAAAAGAGCCCCCCTCTCCCCAGAAAGAGGTCCGTGCTCTAGGTCCCGCAGTAGGTCCTCTAGCTCTGATTCTgtcagcagcaccagcagcactGGCAGTGGCAG CAGCGATTCAAACAGCAGTTCAAGTGAAGGGTCTCGTGCACGCTCTGTTCAGTCCTCTGCTACACATGCACCTCCCTCTCAGCCCTGTTCCATGGTGATGGAAGGTGATGAGCCACGCAGAAGCTTTGGCATCAGGGTGCAGAACCTACCAGTGCGTTCCACAG ACACAAGTTTGAAAGATGGACTGTTCCATGAGTTCAAGAAACATGGGAAAGTGACATCTGTGCAGATCCACGGGGCCTCAGAGGACCGATATGGTCTGGTGTTCTTCAGGCAGCAGGAAGACCAAGAGAAAGCCCTCAATGTCTCCAAAGGAAAGCTTTTTTTCGGCATGATGATCGAGGTTTCTGTCTGGAACGGCCCTG AAACTGAGAGCGAGAATGAATTCAGGCCATTAGATGGACGGATTGATGAATTCCACCCCAAGGCCACAAGGACCCTGTTTATCGGCAACTTGGAGAAGACCACCAGTTACCAACAGCTCCTTGATATCTTCCAGCGCTTTGGAGAGATTGTG GATATTGACATTAAAAAAGTCAATGGTATTCCTCAATATGCCTTTGTGCAGTATTCTGATATTGCCAGTGTCTGCAAAGCTATAAAGAAGATGGATGGAGAGTATTTAGGGAGCAACCGGCTCAAG CTGGGTTTTGGAAAGAGTATGCCCACAACATGTGTTTGGCTGGACGGTTTGGCTTCCAACATCACAGAGCAATATCTCACACGCCACTTCTGCCGCTATGGACATGTAGTCAAG GTGGTGTTTGACAGGTTGAAGGGGATGGCTCTCATCTTGTATAACAACACAGATTTTGCACAGGCAGCTGTCAGGGAGACCAAAGGCTGGAAGATTGGAGGCAACAAAATAAAA GTGGATTTTGCCAGCCAAGAGAGTCAGATGGCTTTTTATCGCTCTATGCAGGCCTCGGGGCAAGACATTAGAGACTTCTATGAAATTCCAACTGAAAGAAG GGAGGAACGACCAAGACCTCCATACCATGAGTTCTCAGCAGAAAGAGCTTACTTTGAGAATGTACGCACCCCTGGCACCATTTACCCCGAAGACCCTCACAGAGACTACCCCGCCCGCAGCCGTGAGCGGTATTCGGAGTTGGAGCATTACCAGGGAGAACACTTTGACCCACGCTATCATGAGGACCCTCGGGAGTTCAGGGATTATCGAGATCCTTTTGAGCAGGACATTCGGAAATACACATACATCCAGAGGGAGCGAGAAAGGGAGCGGGAGCGCTTTGAGGCAGACCGAGTCAGGTGGAGCCCGTCTCATCCACGGCGCCCGATCACCCCTTCTGCCTCCCCTTCACCATCTGAGCGTGCTcccagagacccagagagacaGGTCTACAGCCAGTCCTCTGAGCGAAGTGGTAGTTGCAGCTCACTCTCACCACCACGCTTTGACAAGGCTGACAAGGCTCCTCCATTGGAACATGGAGCCAGCTTTAAGAGTGAGAGGTTGGAAAAAGACGCCCACTTGGTTGAACCTGAGCGTGGAGCTGGGGCTGAGAAAAGCAAGCGGGGAAGACGAAAGGAGAAAGGTGACAAAGAAAAAGGGGAGAAGAGTAAATCAAGGAAAGGAAAGGTGCAATCTCCCGGCATCCCACCATCTGAGATCAAGCTAGATCCCAGCCTGGATGGAGGCTCTGGAAGGGGAAAGGTGTCGGACCAAGACAGCCTTgagagacagatatataaagGTGACAATGACCCTCCTCCTTCAGATCCGACAGCGACAACCTCTCGCCATGAGCCTGTGAAAAGTGAGCGACTTGAGTCAGGGAAAGGTGAGATCGCAGACAAGGATGTTAAAACACGATCCAAGAAACACCAAAAGTCTGACACTGGAAATGATGGGAAAGATCCATCACTGGATTCTGATCGTCTGGCTGCGAGAAAGAGGCGCTTTGGAGATGCCAGTGGGAGGACCATTCGGCAGAAGAGGAGAAGGCTGGAGGATGGGAGTCAACCCCCAGACTTTGGAGCAAGCACTGCCTTTTCAAAAGAGACGGATGGCGACAATAAGGCTCAACAAAAAGACTCCCAGCGGAGGGATTCAAGATCCAAAACGGAGAGGCTGGTGTTTCCTGGTAGTCAGGATCCTGTAATGAGAGGACAGGAAGTGCTGCCCGAGGGGAGCATGGACCCTATAGACTCAAAACGCCACAGCAtgtctagaaggttctcccacgATGGGAACATGGATCAGGATAATGCAAGAGATCAAGATCCACCAAGCCCTTTCAAATATGGTGCACAGGACAATGACAAGGGTGTCAAGGAAGAGCCTCTGGATATTGACCTCTCCCAGAGTTACCGCAAACAGATGGAGCAGAGGAGACTTCACCAACAGCTCCAAGAGCCAGACAAACAAGAAAAACCAGGAAGTCCACAAGACTTAGAAAGGGAGGATCTTGAACACCGCAGTCTGGTACATGAAGTGGGCAAGCCACCTCAAGACGTCACAGATAATTTCCCATCTCATAAACTCAAGAAACTAGAGCAATTTGATGCAGATATTAGTGCCAAAAGGGGGGACCGTGTCTACAGGAGCTTCCGGCAAAAGAGTGAAGATCCTGAGTGGAACAACACTGCATCTCCAGGCTTGCAACACTTCTCTCGTCGTGCTGAAGATCCTGAGTGGAACAACACTGCATCTCCAGGCTTGCAACACTTTTCTCATCATGCTGAAGAGGACTTTGCAGTATCTTCACATCTCAGGGAGGTTAAAACTGAGGATAAAAGCCACCCAGAACTGGAGCTGGCAGTCAAAAGGACACATACAATGCAAATGTCCAAGTCAAACACTCCTTTACAAATTAGTGAGGAAGAGCGGGAAAAACGTTGGGAAAGCAGAGTCAAGCAAGATTTTTTACCCGACTTAAACTTCTCAAGAGGCATTGCAAAAAATCCACACCATCGCAAGCGTTTGGAGTACGGAATTGTGCATGATTTGGAGCCTGGGGAAGTACGATCCGATTctgaggaggatagagagaacaAACCACACTCTCCTATGCCCTCTACTTCGGTACCTTTGTCTGACAGGCAGAGAGTGGACAGATTTTCAGACCCTAAGCTTGCCACCTTGGAAAGGATGAAGTTCTACTCCTTTGCACTTGACCAAACCATCACACCAGATACCAAGGCCCTGCTAGAGCGAGCAaagtctctgtcctcctctaggGAGGACAACTGGTCTTTCTTGGACTATGATTCACACTTTGCTGGTTTACGCAGTAGGAAAGATACTGAAAAGGTTGAGTCAGCACCTCGACCTACACCCTCTTGGTACATGAAGAAGAAGAAAATTCGCAGTAGTGGGTCTGAAGACAAACTAGATGACCGGAAG AAAGAGCCCAAGCCAGAGGAACATGAACGCAGGGAACTGTTTGCCTCACGTTTCCTTCACAGCTCGATATTTGAGCAGGACTCAAGACGTCTTCAGCACCTTGAGCGAAAGCATGAGGACCCTGAGCAGAGTCAGGGTCAGCAAACTGGTCAGCAAGGCCCGGCAGACGGGCAGCCTGACACAGAACCAGTTGTCCTCTTCCATAGCCGCTTTTTGGAGTTCACACGGCTTCAACAGCAGAAAGACCAACCGCTACCGGATGTGAAAAAGGCAGATTCCATAGATGACAATAGGGTGGAGAAGTCACCTGAGGCAGAACGGCAACCTCTGCAGTTACCTAAAACCTCAGAACTTGTCATGGATCCAGAGATTAAACCTATTAGCCCAGCTGAGGACATGATTTCCCAGCCCCCACTTATGCCCAAGGAGATGTCTCGACCCAAGCAGATGTCTCCACCCCTTCCACCCAAGCAGATGTCTCCACCCAAGCATATatctccactccttccacccaaAGAGATGTCTCCACCAGTGGAAACACGTGTCATGTTTACTCCATGCCTAGAGCCAGCTGCTCTAGAACCTTTGACTAAAGAAGAAAACATAAAAAATGAACAGCTCCCTCCCCTCCCGCAAATGTCTCCCCGTTCGATGTCTCCCCCTGCTTCTGTTAATTTAGTAACCCCCGAGCCCATTCGTTTGGTGAGAAAAGTTAAAAGATTCCCTAGTGAAGAGAAATCTAAAGATATAGCTCAGGATATTAAAACATTGACCCCTGAGCAGTCTTCCAACAGTGATTGCCATATTCATAAAACGTTATTGAGTCGTTCTGAGCTTGAGCTGGCACCTCCTGAATTACCACCTGAATTGAAAAGTTCCACACCACCTAACCTTGTTGATGAGATGTCAAAAGAGGATACCAACACTGAAGATACAGACACTCATACAGAGGTGGAAAAGAAACTTGATCTTAATCAGATACAGGTGCTTGTTGATAATGAAACCAGGGATGAGTCAATTTCACCACAGAAGTCCAAGAACAAAAAGAGTAAGTCTCCTACTCAAGTCCCACTGACTCCTTTGGTTTCAGCAAATAGTTCAGAGAAACCGCTTACACGCAAGAGTGAACGCACAAAGCGTGCGTCATCCCCTAGAGCGGAGTCTTTGAAGGGAAGCTTGGATTCCAAATCCACAGGCAAGTCTCCCATACATGGTGCAGACCCCGAGCATGGCACAGAGCAAAGTATATATGTTGGAAGAGCAAGACGTAGAAATGTGAAATCTGTATATGCCACCCCAGTTGAGGAAGATGCCACTAAGGGGGCTGGAAAGGATGTAACTGAGTCACCACGTTCTGCACGAAAGCGAGGTGGAGACAAAGACAAAGAAGCAGCCCCTCAGCAACCATTAGAACAGGATTCACTTGCACCTATCACCTCAAGGCGGGGACGTCCTCCTAAGAATCGCCAAAAAGGAGAGGACATGTTAACAGCTAAAGGGGATAGATCAAAAATGGAGACCAAGGATACGGACTCCAATGAATCAGAGAATAGTGAAAGAATCTCAAAAGTGTCAAAAGGCAGACATTCTCCTCATGGTCATAAAGTATTGGCAAGTCAGTTACCCATGCCCACAGTGACTGGATCCAGTAGGAAGGGGGGGAAAACTGAGCCCCCTGAAGATGTTGCTCAACCGATAGATTTTACAGAGGAGGACCATTTGGCCATGCCAGATTCCACTGTCTCATGTAAAGAAGATTATGTGGTGCCAGTTGTGACAAAAAAAGAGGAGAATGTCAAGCAACAACTAGGAACGGAGAAATCAAGAGATCAAGACGGGCAGAAAATTGACCCTATTGACGAGAAAGCCAGTGGAACTAAATTAGGTGAGAAAGAGACTGAACCTCCAGTCATGGAAGAACAGCCTGTTTTGGAGAAGAGTGGGAGAGGAAAAGCCCCACGCTTGACACGGATTCCAAAATCTCCTGTCCTCAAGAACCTCAAGATCAGACTAAATGTCACTGAGGTGAAAGATTTACTTCAAATGGGGGATGAAGAACCTGGAAATCAGGATGATTCTTCTAAAAAGACTAAACCAGGCGAACCTACTAATGACCCATTATTATTAGAGTCTAGTCCAGGACAAGATGTGAGTTCTAGCAACGAGGATAAAGATGGGGTGACATCAGAGAATAAGCCTCCAATAGATCCTAAAACTTTGCTACAACAGGAACAGGAGCTGGAGCAAGCTGTGGAGAACATTGCTAAACTGACAGACCCAACCCTCCCAGCTGAGCCACCCACTCCACCTGCCCAACCACCTGCAGAATTAAAAATTGAGACTGAGGAAGACAAACCAGCCAATCCTGCTAGTGAGTATGAACTTGCTGCTGCAATTGATTCCATTATGGGTGAGGATATAGCCGTCCCTCTGCCTCAAGAGCCGGTAAATAGTGCTGTTGTGGATTCAGATCTAGAGATTCCAACCTTCATCCAGCCGACCAAGGGAGCTGAACCTGTGACTAACATATCTCCTGTTCAGGGGGAGTCCTTTTTCCCAACCACACCCAGGAAAGGTGCTAAGGGCAGAGCTAAAACACCGAAGCGGTCTAAGAGCCAAAAGTCTAACAAAAAGGATGCTGTAAAAGAAAGTTCATTAGAACTGGAGAACACCTCTGTTATCACATCAGACAGCACACCCTCCAACGAACAGCCTGTTCCAGAAAGTATTCCCTCATCTACAGTTGCTGGTGTCATTACAGCCACCTCTTGGAAGCCTGAAACGGCGCATTTGGCTCCCAAGACTACAGACATGCCTAAAGAATCAAAGTTGCCTCCAGCCCCTGCAGAGCAACCTCCacctaaacatctgaaacctgtCTGCCCCACAACCAAAAGTCCCACTCTCACCAAGCCTCatacacaaccaccaccaccggAGTGCATCTCACCCTCACTTTCTCCACCCCCAACCCGGCCAAACATCAGAACCACACAGCCAAGCAGGATCGCAGTTTCCCCACCAGATTGGCTCAACCAGTCCAAGGATGCAATTGTCCCTTCCTGTCCTAGAGCATCAGCAGCTCCCGTAGAGAACCCAGGACTTCCCCTTGACTCTGAGCACATGGAGACTGATCACAACATCAGTGACTTGCGTAGGATTCTCATGAAGCACAAAAATGTTTCACTCCCAgtcccatgcagtagtactgttcTTTCCAATCTGGGCACCTCATCCCTTAGGGATCCTCCACATCCTTCTGATGGTAATACTCCAATGGTTGTTGTACCTAGTAAGGCCCCTCTAAATGACAACAGGTTGCCATCTCATCCAGCTCAGCCTGTAGTCCGGCCCCCAGCCACACTACCATCCCCTGAGTCGAAGTCTGTGATTTCTGTTATCGCCTCCACTGCCACTTCTGTTATCAGTCGTGTTTGCAATCCACCCGACATGGAGAAAGTTAATATGTCGGTTGACAGAAATCCCTGTGTGGACATGCCACTTTCCAAGCAGGCATACAGGCCGCCCAGCATGGAGGACAGGGACAGTGGTTTGTACCATGGACCATCAGttggtgaggagggtggaagtgCTGGGAGGTACTTGGTTGAGAGCTCCGGTCTGGGTACGGGCTCTATCCCAGGTCTAAGGGTGAATACCTCAGAGGGAGTGGTGGTGCTGAGTCACTCAGGGCAGATCAAGGAGGGACCACAGAGGATCAGTGCCAAAATCAGCCAGATCCCACCAGCTACTGCAGTTGACATGGAATCTCAGCAGCTTGTGTCCATGCCCCAAATAAAACAGGAGATGTATACCCACTCCCAGTCAAACACTCCAAAGTGTCCTCAAATACAGACAGACCATGGGCATCCTAAGACGCAACAACCTGTGTCTGCTATTAAACAAGAAAACACTGGTATGGAAAAGTTAGAATCTCCCTACCCATCAGGGCCTCAAGGAGTTGTGAAGAGGCTCCAGCAGACGGTTAGTAGTCCACAAGTGATGGGTTACCATCATCCAGAGTTCACAATGTTATTGAAGCATCCAAAAAAAGTGGATGGGGCTGATGCTATGACTGCTGATGGGGGTAAACCATCTTGGAACTCTGCCATAAGTCCTGCAATGAGCCCCCACTTGCCCTCTCCGGCTGGCAACCACGTAGGCTTTGTTTCCGGCTCGGCCACTGACAGAACTCCATCACATCTCAGTGGGGTCAAACAGGAGCCCCGTTCTCCTCGCAAGTCAGGCCACCCACACTCTCCGTTCACTAAAGTGTCCTCTCCCATTGGCGGCTCCTCTCCGAAAGGCCTCCCTGGGATGCTGCCCTCTGGCCTTCCCGCCATGCAGCAGTATGTCACCAGTGTCCACCACCCTGAGCAGTCTGTTATCATGCAACCTCACAGTGCTCACAGTGGCATTGGCAGGATGTCACCCCATCGTGTCTCCCAAGCAATCCCCATGGGGCACCTTGTCCAAGGAGAGGTCAGGGTGAACACACCACCCCTCTCTGTGATGAGTTTCGGGATGCATGGAGACCCTCTTGCCTCTCCCTGGTCTGGTCCTCTCCAGCAACGTCCCACCTCGCCCCAGGCGGTAGGCAGAGACATAGTCCTCAAGGTTAACCCTGGGAATGTAAGGGGCCACGAGGGAGAGCAAGAGGATGCCAGACGCTTCCATCAGGCCACagggagaccatctgccacccaGCTGAAACCAGAGACTATGCAGGTGGATCCCCGCGGAGCTCTACGTAGCGGGCTACAGCTGGACCCGTACATGTCACCCAGGGACATGCGTGTGCTCATGCACCACCCGCAGGGAGAGCGCTCTGCCTCAGAACCGCACCAGGGACACATCCAAGAGACTGTCCCACCCTCTTCGACATCTACCAATATCACCTCGTCCCTGTCCCCCAGGGCACATCTGCTGACTAAAGGTGTTTCTGAGAAGGATGGCACAAAGCCACAGGAGGTCAAGAGCCCACACTCTCCTCTGAAGGATGGGATGATAGGGATTCGGCCATCTATGGCCGCCATGGCGTCCCCACAAAGGGTGCAGTTGCTGCCATCGGGGACCGGAGCTTCCTTCTCAGAGTATCCAGGAATGTACAGCAACACCCGGGCCGTCCATTCCCAGATCCCAGAGACTTCTTTTGGGGTCAACCAGGCACCTATCAACATCACTTCTGCCTTA GGTACAGACCCCAGCCAGTCACAAGCTGATGGCAAGGTGAAACAAGTTGGACACCAACCTGTCAACATGGTGCAGCTGCTCACG AAGTACCCGATAGTGTGGCAAGGGCTGCTAGCACTGAAGAATGACCAAGCTGCTGTCCAGTTGCATTTTGTCTGTGGCAACAAAGCATTGGCTCTACGATCGCTGCCCTTACCAGAGGGAGGAGCGCTGCTTCGGATCGTCCAGAGAATGAGACTTGAGGCATCACAACTGGATGGTGTGGCTAGAAGAATGACG GGGGAGAGTGAGTTCTGTCTCCTGCTAGCTCTGCCTTGTGGACGGGACCAGGACGATGTCCTGAATCAGACCCAGGCCCTAAGGACCGCTTTCATAAACTACTTGCAGGCCAAGCTGGCTGCAGGCATCATCAATGTCCCCAACCCAGGCTCCAATCAG CCTGCCTATGTGTTGCAGATATTCCCACCATGCGAGTTTTCAGAGAGCCACTTATCCCGGCTAGCCCCTGACCTCCTCAACCGGATCTCCAATATCTCCCCTCACCTCATGATTGTCATCACCTCTGTGTAA